Proteins co-encoded in one Malus domestica chromosome 09, GDT2T_hap1 genomic window:
- the LOC103443010 gene encoding uncharacterized protein isoform X2 translates to MAVEFRSGLDDAWYDVLITNDGCDRLRVKFVGFADDHDEVYEVNELSSFNDIDEFSRRFRPLSVQVQDTECSQVVKGMLVCASHSIRHGDRRFYDAVVKKDKRTSRRALSLISSLKDGIGNPSQGVGHNMDVEEVPYIMAIENMEKGLSPLKIVEFIHQQLSISCQAFVSPSLSSEWYTRGTILLNSRKNVDKLSDFLESTDHIIISSSGRPWVMTEKRRAHERLRGSIVNSMLISQKLLERRTSTCNELKVASSGTEEYMRAKLLQDLFCEYSNQQRRLHQKLLVEEGKIWQLFNAASKTKPR, encoded by the exons ATGGCGGTGGAGTTCAGGTCTGGCTTAGACGACGCCTGGTACGACGTCCTGATAACGAACGACGGCTGTGATCGACTGAGAGTGAAGTTCGTCGGCTTCGCCGACGACCATGACGAGGTTTATGAAGTGAACGAGTTGAGTTCGTTCAACGACATCGACGAGTTCAGCCGGAGGTTCAGGCCGTTGTCCGTACAAGTTCAGGACACGGAGTGCTCTCAGGTGGTGAAGGGCATGCTCGTCTGTGCCTCTCACTCCATTCGCCACGGTGATCGCCGCTTCTACGACGCCGTTGTCAAAAAG GACAAAAGAACTTCAAGGCGAGCCTTAAGTCTCATCTCGTCTCTTAAAG ATGGGATTGGCAATCCTTCTCAGGGGGTTGGGCACAATATGGATGTAGAAGAGGTTCCCTATATAATGGCCATTGAGAATATGGAGAAGGGTTTATCACCATTAAAGATCGTGGAATTTATACATCAACAACTTTCAATCTCATGTCAAGCATTTGTTTCACCAAGTCTGTCATCTGAGTGGTATACACGAGGAACCATCCTGCTGAATAGCAGAAAGAATGTTGACAAGTTATCCGACTTTTTGGAGAGTACCGATCACATCATTATTTCTTCAAGCGGAAG GCCTTGGGTCATGACTGAGAAAAGACGAGCACATGAGAGACTAAGGGGTTCAATCGTAAACTCCATGCTTATATCGCAG AAACTACTAGAGCGTAGAACTAGTACTTGCAACGAATTGAAAGTGGCCAGTTCTGGAACTGAAGAATACATGAGAGCCAAGCTGCTGCAAGATTTATTTTGTGAGTATTCTAATCAGCAACGCCGGCTTCACCAGAAGTTACTTGTCGAAGAGGGAAAGATCTGGCAGCTATTTAACGCAGCGTCGAAGACTAAACCAAGGTGA
- the LOC103443010 gene encoding uncharacterized protein isoform X1, which translates to MAVEFRSGLDDAWYDVLITNDGCDRLRVKFVGFADDHDEVYEVNELSSFNDIDEFSRRFRPLSVQVQDTECSQVVKGMLVCASHSIRHGDRRFYDAVVKKVVHEEHRFVKGEEECSCSLILFWRHGPKAGSLTAQSLDTICRVQPRTNKMHPLLNSFLKTAREKIETTLSNISAIPRDIAYDTKTCTSNYRHKLSVSLSINQDKRTSRRALSLISSLKDGIGNPSQGVGHNMDVEEVPYIMAIENMEKGLSPLKIVEFIHQQLSISCQAFVSPSLSSEWYTRGTILLNSRKNVDKLSDFLESTDHIIISSSGRPWVMTEKRRAHERLRGSIVNSMLISQKLLERRTSTCNELKVASSGTEEYMRAKLLQDLFCEYSNQQRRLHQKLLVEEGKIWQLFNAASKTKPR; encoded by the exons ATGGCGGTGGAGTTCAGGTCTGGCTTAGACGACGCCTGGTACGACGTCCTGATAACGAACGACGGCTGTGATCGACTGAGAGTGAAGTTCGTCGGCTTCGCCGACGACCATGACGAGGTTTATGAAGTGAACGAGTTGAGTTCGTTCAACGACATCGACGAGTTCAGCCGGAGGTTCAGGCCGTTGTCCGTACAAGTTCAGGACACGGAGTGCTCTCAGGTGGTGAAGGGCATGCTCGTCTGTGCCTCTCACTCCATTCGCCACGGTGATCGCCGCTTCTACGACGCCGTTGTCAAAAAG GTGGTGCATGAGGAACATCGGTTTgtaaaaggagaagaagaatgttCATGCAGCCTCATCCTCTTTTGGAGACATGGTCCAAAAGCAGGGTCTTTAACGGCTCAATCTCTTGATACCATTTGCAGAGTCCAGCCTCGTACAAACAAAATGCATCCGCTTTTGAACTCTTTTCTAAAAACAGCCAGGGAAAAAATTGAAACCACTCTTTCTAATATTTCTGCAATTCCTCGTGATATTGCTTATGACACAAAAACTTGTACGTCCAACTATAGGCACAAGTTAAGCGTTTCTCTAAGTATAAACCAG GACAAAAGAACTTCAAGGCGAGCCTTAAGTCTCATCTCGTCTCTTAAAG ATGGGATTGGCAATCCTTCTCAGGGGGTTGGGCACAATATGGATGTAGAAGAGGTTCCCTATATAATGGCCATTGAGAATATGGAGAAGGGTTTATCACCATTAAAGATCGTGGAATTTATACATCAACAACTTTCAATCTCATGTCAAGCATTTGTTTCACCAAGTCTGTCATCTGAGTGGTATACACGAGGAACCATCCTGCTGAATAGCAGAAAGAATGTTGACAAGTTATCCGACTTTTTGGAGAGTACCGATCACATCATTATTTCTTCAAGCGGAAG GCCTTGGGTCATGACTGAGAAAAGACGAGCACATGAGAGACTAAGGGGTTCAATCGTAAACTCCATGCTTATATCGCAG AAACTACTAGAGCGTAGAACTAGTACTTGCAACGAATTGAAAGTGGCCAGTTCTGGAACTGAAGAATACATGAGAGCCAAGCTGCTGCAAGATTTATTTTGTGAGTATTCTAATCAGCAACGCCGGCTTCACCAGAAGTTACTTGTCGAAGAGGGAAAGATCTGGCAGCTATTTAACGCAGCGTCGAAGACTAAACCAAGGTGA